A region of the Zhihengliuella halotolerans genome:
CCGCCCCGGGAAGCTCCCCGCGGCCCGCGCATGCGGCCGTGTCACCAGGCGGTGTCCGCCTCATAGCGGGACAGATCGCGGTCGCATGAGCGGTCCGAGGCGGTTCCGACATGGCCACTTGTCGTCAACCGCGCCCCGCCGCCGCTTCGTTGCCCTCGTTCGGCGAACGCGCCGGTCCGGGGCGCGGGGACGGCAGCCGGCCGATGTCATGTGCGAAACGGATTTGCGCGGATCTCTGGTGGATATCCCGCGGTGTCGCTAGGGTATGGCACATAGTGTTTGTGGCAGTTCGGAGGGGGACGATGGAGTCGGGACGGTTGCGTTCGTCGCAGCGGGTCGCGGCCGTCGCGGGTGCATTGGTGCTCGCTGCCGGGACGCTAGCCGGATGCACGTGACAGCCGGAGGGGGAGCAGACCGCGAGTGCATCCGCGGCCTCCCCGGGCGGGGCAGGTCTTCCCCGTCCAGTGCCGTATCAGACGGCTGACGGCAGCGCGTTCGCGACTGTCAGCAGCCGACCGCGCAGCGCATCGGACCGCTCGGCGAACTCTTTCTGCAGCCGCACGTACTCGGCCTTGCCCTCCGGCGTTTCGATCCGGATCGGCTCGTAACCCCAATCCGTCAGGTCGTAGGGCGAAGCCCGCATGTCCATGGTGCGGATGTCCCACGCGAGCTCGAAGCAGTCCATCACCAGCTCGCTCGGAACCGCCGGCGTGAGCTTGTACGCCCACTTGTAGAGATCCATGTTCGCGTGCAGGCAGCCCGGCTGTTCCAGGTCGCGCTGGGTCTCCCGCGTCGGCTGGAGTTCGTTGAGGGGCACGGCCTCCGGCGTGTAGAACCGGAACGCGTCGAAGTGCGTGCAGCGGATCCGGTGCTCCTGAACCACCCGGTCCGTCCCGGCGGCGCCGAGCCGCAGGGGCAGGTACTCGTGCCGGATCCCGTTGCTCTCCGACTTGTACGCCATCGCCCACTCGTGCAGCCCGAAGCACGCGAAGTTCCCCGGCCGGCTCGCCGTGCCCGCCAGGATGATGCGCGCGAAGCGGATCGCCTCGGCCCGAGCGGCGCCGAACGCCTCCAGATCGAGGCCCACGCCGCCGTCGTTCTCCGTGTAGAACTTCCAGCCGAGCCGCTGCGCGGCGGCTGAGCCCTCCAGCACGACGCCGGCGCCCGGGTGCCAGCGCTGCAACTGACCGGGCTTCTGGGTGTAGTAGGTGAAGAGGAAGTCCTCCACGGGGTGCTTCTGCTGCCGCATCCGGCGCTCGAGAAAGGGCGCGGCGAAGCGCTCCACGCGTGCCTCGTAGGCGGCGGCGCGCGGAAGCCACTCGGATTCGGGGAGGGAGAGCATCCCCACCATTCTAGGAGCCGGGAGAGCCGGGGTCAGGTCGCGTCCCAGACCTCACGGTAGAACGCGATCCGCTCCGCGTCGGGTTCGACGCCGTAGCCGGCGTAGACGAGGCCCTCGAAGCCGGGGCCGTAGTTCCAGACCGTGCTCCAGGCCGCTATCGAGAGGTCCGCCCAGAAATCGGCGATACCCAGGGCGCCGAGGTCCACGTGGGCGCTCCAGTATCCGTCCGCGCCGATGAGGGTGTTCGGCGCGCACGCGTCGCCGTGGCAGACGACGAGTCGGTCGACGCCGGGCGCCGCGCCGGCCAGTTCCCGCCCGCGCGCCGGGTCCTTCGCGTCGGTCAGGCGCGAGGCCAGCGACCAGTCGAACGGGCAGTCCTCCACGGGCAGTGCGTCGTGCAGGGCCCGCAGGCCGGCACCGATGGCTCGCGCCGCCTGGTCCGGACGGGCGATCCAGCGGGGCGACACCGCTGCCTCACCGGGAACCGCGGCCGTGACGAGCAGCTGGGCCCCGTCGTCGTGCCGGGCCGAGTGGAGCGGGCGTGGGACCGGCGTGAACGGCGCGGCCCAGGCCAGGCGCTCGGCCTCGTCCTCCAGATCGACGCCGGCCGAGGCCGGCGACCATTTGGCGTACTCGACCCCGCCGGACGGCAGGCGCAGCCGGAACGTCAGGCCGCCGAGCTGGTTCAGCCAGACGGGGACGAGGCGCTCGCCATCGGCGCCGCGGCCGGCGGCGTATTCGGCAACGGGCTCGGGCACCTCGACGTCGGCTTCGGGCGCGGCCGCGAGTGGTCGGTAGGTCACAGGTCTCCTCGATCGGCGAGTACAGCCTATCGTCGCAGGGCTGGACTGCTCCGACGGGGCCCGCGAATGACAGCTTAATGTAGCGGAATAATCGGCGTTAGTCGTCCCGGGCCTTAATGTGGTCAAAAACCATACATTAAAGGTCGAGGGTGCTAAAGTGGTTGAAAGCGTTGCATTAACGAGGGGTGGGCGATGAGCGAGCAATTGCGAAGGGTCGGCGCTTCGATGCGTGCCAGGAGAATCGAGCTCGGATTGTCGCAGGTGGAATTCTGCGAGCAGCTGGGGATCGACAGGAGTCGGATCAGCGCGATCGAGCGCGGCGTCCCTGGCAGGAGCGCAATCCTCGCGGAAGTGGCCGATGCTCTCGGGATGGATCTATTCGCCCTCCCGCGCGAAGATCGTCGAGCGGCGTCGGTCCGGGCTGAAGATGTCGAGGCGGCAAGCAATCGCCGAGTGGCTAGGAGCCGGCAATGACTCTCGTCGCTTGGTTGGATGGAATGCCAGTTGCCCGTCTTGAAGATGCCGGTCCCGGGTACGGTCTCTCACTCCGGTACACGGACGAGGCCATAGCGAAGCATGGCGAGGGAGCACTTCTCCTGTCGCTACGCTTGCCCGTGCGCCGAGAAGCGTATCCCAGTGTGGCTGCCAAGTACTTTCTGGACGGCCTCCTGCCCGAGGATCATGTCCGGGCGGCTCTTGCGAACAAGGCGAGACTAGCGACAGAGGACACCTATGGACTCCTCAGAGCCTATGGCCTCGACTGTGCCGGAGCCGTGCAGGTCACGGAGCCGGCCCAGGGGCCGCAGACGCGGGCCGGCGGTATTTTGTGGCTGAGTGACGATGGGCTGGCCCAGGCGGTATCGGGTCTA
Encoded here:
- a CDS encoding aminoglycoside 3'-phosphotransferase gives rise to the protein MTYRPLAAAPEADVEVPEPVAEYAAGRGADGERLVPVWLNQLGGLTFRLRLPSGGVEYAKWSPASAGVDLEDEAERLAWAAPFTPVPRPLHSARHDDGAQLLVTAAVPGEAAVSPRWIARPDQAARAIGAGLRALHDALPVEDCPFDWSLASRLTDAKDPARGRELAGAAPGVDRLVVCHGDACAPNTLIGADGYWSAHVDLGALGIADFWADLSIAAWSTVWNYGPGFEGLVYAGYGVEPDAERIAFYREVWDAT
- a CDS encoding helix-turn-helix domain-containing protein translates to MSEQLRRVGASMRARRIELGLSQVEFCEQLGIDRSRISAIERGVPGRSAILAEVADALGMDLFALPREDRRAASVRAEDVEAASNRRVARSRQ
- a CDS encoding 3-methyladenine DNA glycosylase produces the protein MLSLPESEWLPRAAAYEARVERFAAPFLERRMRQQKHPVEDFLFTYYTQKPGQLQRWHPGAGVVLEGSAAAQRLGWKFYTENDGGVGLDLEAFGAARAEAIRFARIILAGTASRPGNFACFGLHEWAMAYKSESNGIRHEYLPLRLGAAGTDRVVQEHRIRCTHFDAFRFYTPEAVPLNELQPTRETQRDLEQPGCLHANMDLYKWAYKLTPAVPSELVMDCFELAWDIRTMDMRASPYDLTDWGYEPIRIETPEGKAEYVRLQKEFAERSDALRGRLLTVANALPSAV